Proteins from one Salarias fasciatus chromosome 14, fSalaFa1.1, whole genome shotgun sequence genomic window:
- the scn4ba gene encoding sodium channel subunit beta-4 isoform X2: protein MASVDGTGASVSGRLRSGDLLHAGLAVALLLGVWHVGGLEVTTGKVSMTEAINGSTVLLPCSYMSCIGIRNLYFRWEYNDNGTLLKYCQAEIPMAGVEPKVEIFHSRVEFVGSSRGNISILLKNITFEDAGDYICFARNQKEKNRNHSATFTLKVVDQLKEVDNTLTVIIVSVLGGVIGLVIIVMVIKALVVHFLLKDDEKNKECLVSSSGNDNTENGLSGAKADNKGTPKA, encoded by the exons ATGGCGTCAGTGGACGGCACCGGTGCGAGTGTCTCTGGCCGGCTGAGATCAGGGGATCTACTTCATGCTGGTCTGGCAGTTGCGCTGCTGCTGG gTGTGTGGCATGTTGGTGGGCTCGAGGTGACAACAGGTAAAGTGTCTATGACCGAAGCAATAAATGGCTCCACAGTTCTGCTGCCCTGCTCCTACATGTCTTGTATCGGCATCAGAAACCTCTACTTCAGATGGGAATATAATGACAATGGAACCCTCCTGAAG TATTGCCAAGCAGAAATTCCTATGGCGGGCGTGGAGCCAAAGGTGGAGATATTCCACAGCCGTGTGGAGTTTGTCGGTTCGTCTAGAGGCAACATTTCCATCCTGTTGAAGAACATCACCTTCGAGGATGCCGGAGACTACATCTGCTTTGCCAGAaaccaaaaagagaagaatcGCAACCACAGCGCTACCTTCACTCTTAAAGTGGTAGACCAAC tgaaGGAGGTTGACAATACTTTGACGGTCATTATTGTCTCAGTGCTGGGTGGAGTCATTGGCTTAGTTATCATTGTCATGGTGATAAAGGCCTTGGTTGTACACTTCCTGCTGAAGGATGATGAGAAGAA TAAAGAGTGCCTGGTGAGCTCCTCAGGGAATGACAACACAGAAAATGGACTTTCCGGAGCCAAAGCTGATAACAAAGGGACACCAAAGGCTTGA
- the scn4ba gene encoding sodium channel subunit beta-4 isoform X1: protein MLLPSVHSWDREQRRREEGGTDSRNSDSAYSCTAQRPILLQRETGGVGVMASVDGTGASVSGRLRSGDLLHAGLAVALLLGVWHVGGLEVTTGKVSMTEAINGSTVLLPCSYMSCIGIRNLYFRWEYNDNGTLLKYCQAEIPMAGVEPKVEIFHSRVEFVGSSRGNISILLKNITFEDAGDYICFARNQKEKNRNHSATFTLKVVDQLKEVDNTLTVIIVSVLGGVIGLVIIVMVIKALVVHFLLKDDEKNKECLVSSSGNDNTENGLSGAKADNKGTPKA, encoded by the exons ATGCTTCTTCCCTCTGTTCATTCCTgggacagagagcagaggaggagagaagagggagggacTGATAGCAGGAACTCAGACTCTGCCTACAGCTGCACCGCTCAGCGTCCCATCTTGCTCCAA AGAGAGACAGGTGGCGTTGGTGTCATGGCGTCAGTGGACGGCACCGGTGCGAGTGTCTCTGGCCGGCTGAGATCAGGGGATCTACTTCATGCTGGTCTGGCAGTTGCGCTGCTGCTGG gTGTGTGGCATGTTGGTGGGCTCGAGGTGACAACAGGTAAAGTGTCTATGACCGAAGCAATAAATGGCTCCACAGTTCTGCTGCCCTGCTCCTACATGTCTTGTATCGGCATCAGAAACCTCTACTTCAGATGGGAATATAATGACAATGGAACCCTCCTGAAG TATTGCCAAGCAGAAATTCCTATGGCGGGCGTGGAGCCAAAGGTGGAGATATTCCACAGCCGTGTGGAGTTTGTCGGTTCGTCTAGAGGCAACATTTCCATCCTGTTGAAGAACATCACCTTCGAGGATGCCGGAGACTACATCTGCTTTGCCAGAaaccaaaaagagaagaatcGCAACCACAGCGCTACCTTCACTCTTAAAGTGGTAGACCAAC tgaaGGAGGTTGACAATACTTTGACGGTCATTATTGTCTCAGTGCTGGGTGGAGTCATTGGCTTAGTTATCATTGTCATGGTGATAAAGGCCTTGGTTGTACACTTCCTGCTGAAGGATGATGAGAAGAA TAAAGAGTGCCTGGTGAGCTCCTCAGGGAATGACAACACAGAAAATGGACTTTCCGGAGCCAAAGCTGATAACAAAGGGACACCAAAGGCTTGA